The genomic DNA AGGTATAAAGGCTCAAGGGTATATGCAATGGAACCTTGAATAAGTGTTCGCAATGAACACCAAGATGTTGAATCCTACGCGTAGCCGCAGCATCAATCCATGTGGTGAGATCAGACGCGTAGTCAACAGAACCAAGAAGGTTAAAATTTAACCTGAGTTTGTGTATCAATGATGAATCTCTGTGGAAATCAAAAAACTTGTCAACGAATATCACAAATTCATCCATATTCTTGAGGTCACGGGCGTTTAAGTCCAATCCAAGAACCAGTTGCCAAAGATTTCTCTGGTGGACAAAACACTTGTTCTTATCGCATCCTTGGTAGAAAGAAAACTAAGTATGTGACAGATCAAAGGATCAGGTAACTTGCTTATCCTATCTTCCTTCAATCCTTCACTCAACCCTTTGTCACAAATTTTTCTCTGCATCACCACAGTTCAAAAAACGTCACAACTGACAAAACATGTGTTGCAAgccaaaaaaaccctaatcaagTTCCATTGACGAGAATTTTCAAAATTCCTAAATGAAGGGCTAGGGTTTGTAACACGATTATTTGTAAACAGAGAACGGtaaaacgaagaagatgaagaaggagaacgTACCTTGTCGATGGCTCTCAAAGTCGAAATCATGGGGAAAGATCGGTGCGTAATCACTGTGAGTTCTCCGATGCCATCGACCCTTATTAATAAGTCCAGCAAAAGGGGTTTTTTTAAGTGGCTTCTGATCATGGGCCTAGATAGGCTTCTTTGAGCATAACACAAAACGCTCCCTGAAGAATTCAAactttaactcttttttttgacatcagAATTCAAACTTAACTGACTTCACACtaacagtagtagtagtaagaAACGGATTTGAGCTTTTGTCAAGCTCTACGTTTATATTTATTatcaagtttttgtttatttggtaaaTGTGTTCACAAATCAAGGTACAACTCCATAAGAAAAAGATACAACATAGAGGAAACTCTAGATTTGGGAGAATGTTGTGACAGTCTTGAACCCGTGATTCTCCGGTAATGGAGCGTTTCCAGGTCGAATCGATATTATCGCCTCCAGACCTTTCACCAGAATTGATATACAAACTCAGTCTCcttaaaaaaacagaatctcTCTTATCGGTTTTGAAGTTGAGAGTTTTGTTACCTGCGGCTTTTGCAGCTGTGGCTTCTTGATAAACATCTGTTACAAAAAGAATCTCTGAAGGATCATCCACTCCCAATGTTTCCGTAATCTCCTTGTAACTACggctttctttcttgtttctgcAGCCAAGAAAGCGTATGTAAGATTTGTAGTTGGATCATATTTTACTGAAAAAGGAAGGGATAGATAAGAATCTTTTTATATTACCCGATAGTAGTGTCGAAGAAACCAGATAAATACTTTCTCAGATCACCATAGTTTGTGTTCCCAAAGAGTAGCCTTTGCGCTAATCGACTACCACTAGAATATATGTAAACCTATtcacataagaaaaatattagacctgtgaaaaaaaaatgtcaatgcTCTAAAAGCTGCATGCATGAACATACCTTAATTCCTGAAGAATGCCATTTCTCTAAAGCCTCTGCTACATCCTCGAAAACAACAGACTTCAGTTCATTACAATTAAACCCCGTTCGCCATATGTGACCCTGCATACATAAACGCATATCGCCTTGACGCCTTTATCAAACAATACTAGAGTAGGCCAACAGAGTATAGTgaggaaacttttttttttctcacttgcAATTCCTTTAAAGCAGTGATCTTTCTATCAGCTCTTATCATTGCCTCTACGTTGGAAACCATAGCGGCAATGACATTATCTTTTCCTTCACCAGCATGAGGGATAGGAACAGCGCCAGTTACACCCTGTTTCAAGTCTTCCTCAAcctacaaaaaaacaacaaagatgaACTTTAGTCACTTGTTTATGAGAAGAGGTAATAATACAATAGAATGTAGAGGAAATTAATTGTTATTACTTGAGACCGCAACAACTTAATATCCTCTTGGGTTTCTGCAGTGTCATATGTCAAATTCAGATGCTTTCCAACGTTTTGACGAGCATAGGGAAAGAGAACATCAGTGACGAAAGTAATGGGCGTGGTTGTTCCTTCAATGTCGAGGACAATGCATTGCTGCAACCAAACATAATATAGTTAAAAGTAGAGTTttagagatatttaaacaagaGACATGACTGACATTTTACCTGAGGCGAATCTGTTTGGTTTTGTGAATCCTTGACTCCGGATTTCACAGATAATTTTGTGGAAATTTGATTCTGTGAATGTATGGTTCTTTGGATAGGCCCGTGGTCTGGGGTAGCAGCATCTAGACCCAGTTGATGAAGCTTGATGGCAGCATCGAACAGATAATGGTAACATTCAGCCTGAAGGtgagaatttaaaagtttataagtAGAAGCAAACAATATATGAACATAACACTCAAACCTAGAGAACTTATTGTTGGTTCTTTAACTTTCAACCAAAAAATGAAGTAACTTGCACAAACCTGTGTCTTAGCATGGATCCAAGAATCACCCCAAATGTAAACGCCGTGATTACGTACCAGTACTGCCGTTGCTTTTGGATAGGCTTCTATCTGAAAATGGGAGTCAAATAGGTAAGAGGTAAATGAATTTTTTCATCTGTTGCAGATAAACAATTCAAGCTTCCGCGAAATCATTAGACATACAGCTTTGGTGAGTGAATCTGTTAGTTCATTCTCATATGCTGTGTTCTCTATGATTGGGACAACAAGTTCATCATAGTATCCATGGCCTTGAATCCCCTTTATCATCTCCATGTGAGTTATCTGTGAAATGTCGAACAGGAATAAACATTAGAATGCCAAGTCCTAACTGAATTGGGGAACCTGGAATTGTCTGCAAAAATTAGCACTATTTGGCTTACACGGAATTCTTTGGCTTGCGGATTCAGCATTGTCACAAGACAAGATTCCATGCCATGACTGTGTATAACAGCTCCGGCATTTCGCATCTCATAAGCCTGCACCATAACAGAGTCAATGCtatgaaacgtttttgaaaACGTCACTATCTCACTGATACTAGAGATTTGACATCTATAAAATGAAAAGGGAAACCATACAGAGAGAGCAAGTCAATTTGGTAGGGTGAAAACTGAGATGCTAAACTGTGCAAGTCTGTTAAACAAACGAGTTTATACTTGAAAATTTGCTATTAGCATTGAAATTGACCATCTCAACTTGATGAAACAAACTTACTGAAGGAAAAAGCGCTATCTTAACATACATGTAAATCATATGTAAATTTAAAACATTACAATCATATGTAGATTGCAATAATCATGAAATCTCACTGGTCCACTGATTTCAAGAAAGACCTTTTTGATTTTCTAAGGTGATTCTTAATAAGTAGAAAGAAGTTATAACAAAACCTCCATTTTCAAGAGTGTCTCTGTAAACATCAATAGTCTACATATCAGTTAGTTTCATAATCCCATTGTGTTTGTTCTAAGTTTAAACAATTGACTGAATCCATTTCAACCAGTGCAATGTAGTCGAGGGTCGAAGAAACCCACTGACACATCTAACGAGGGGATTATTGCTCAAATTAGACAAGTTTTACCTTGTAACCGAGTTTTCGCAAGCGTTTTCCCAAAGAAAGCCGCCTGTTCTGCACTTTTTTTAGGATTGTAATCCAACAGTCATTCCAGAAAAACAATCACCAGCTAAATGGGAGGAACTACAAAATACCACATACCACTAGAAAAGAGCGACGAGCTCTTAACCTATTTGGGTCATGACCATGTGCTCTAAGAAATCTTTCTTAACATAAAACAGTTTTAACTTGAAATCCCTAAGTGCTGCCCAACACTTTGATGGAAATTCAATATTGCTAAGGAAGTTTACGAAAACCACAAAATACACATTCAGCAATGCAAATACCTTACGATAAAGAAGGCCACACAGGCCAATATCAAAGTGTCATTTACCAATAGCAAAGTGAAAATCAAGCTAAGTACAGAATTCTATAAAGGAGAATCAAGTTATACTACCTTGAAAGCAACAAAAACCATACCTTCATGAATAGAGGAGCACAATCAGTACACTTGGGAGGCTTATTTGGGTATGGCTTTGGAGAAGGTGATGATATGATTGATCCATTTGCagataaaatatacatatcttcCGGCTGCATC from Camelina sativa cultivar DH55 chromosome 2, Cs, whole genome shotgun sequence includes the following:
- the LOC104728891 gene encoding probable bifunctional methylthioribulose-1-phosphate dehydratase/enolase-phosphatase E1 isoform X2; translation: MAAVVGKAAVMTGFPQAYLEGKELKETSSLVTELCRHFYTQGWVSGTGGSITMKVHDASIPKAEQLIVMSPSGVQKERMQPEDMYILSANGSIISSPSPKPYPNKPPKCTDCAPLFMKAYEMRNAGAVIHSHGMESCLVTMLNPQAKEFRITHMEMIKGIQGHGYYDELVVPIIENTAYENELTDSLTKAIEAYPKATAVLVRNHGVYIWGDSWIHAKTQAECYHYLFDAAIKLHQLGLDAATPDHGPIQRTIHSQNQISTKLSVKSGVKDSQNQTDSPQQCIVLDIEGTTTPITFVTDVLFPYARQNVGKHLNLTYDTAETQEDIKLLRSQVEEDLKQGVTGAVPIPHAGEGKDNVIAAMVSNVEAMIRADRKITALKELQGHIWRTGFNCNELKSVVFEDVAEALEKWHSSGIKVYIYSSGSRLAQRLLFGNTNYGDLRKYLSGFFDTTIGNKKESRSYKEITETLGVDDPSEILFVTDVYQEATAAKAAGLEAIISIRPGNAPLPENHGFKTVTTFSQI
- the LOC104728891 gene encoding probable bifunctional methylthioribulose-1-phosphate dehydratase/enolase-phosphatase E1 isoform X1, which produces MAAVVGKAAVMTGFPQAYLEGKELKETSSLVTELCRHFYTQGWVSGTGGSITMKVHDASIPKAEQLIVMSPSGVQKERMQPEDMYILSANGSIISSPSPKPYPNKPPKCTDCAPLFMKNRRLSLGKRLRKLGYKAYEMRNAGAVIHSHGMESCLVTMLNPQAKEFRITHMEMIKGIQGHGYYDELVVPIIENTAYENELTDSLTKAIEAYPKATAVLVRNHGVYIWGDSWIHAKTQAECYHYLFDAAIKLHQLGLDAATPDHGPIQRTIHSQNQISTKLSVKSGVKDSQNQTDSPQQCIVLDIEGTTTPITFVTDVLFPYARQNVGKHLNLTYDTAETQEDIKLLRSQVEEDLKQGVTGAVPIPHAGEGKDNVIAAMVSNVEAMIRADRKITALKELQGHIWRTGFNCNELKSVVFEDVAEALEKWHSSGIKVYIYSSGSRLAQRLLFGNTNYGDLRKYLSGFFDTTIGNKKESRSYKEITETLGVDDPSEILFVTDVYQEATAAKAAGLEAIISIRPGNAPLPENHGFKTVTTFSQI